One uncultured Tolumonas sp. DNA segment encodes these proteins:
- a CDS encoding transcriptional regulator GcvA has translation MSRRLPPLNALKAFEAAARHLSFTKAAEELFVTQAAISHQIKTLEDFLGLKLFRRRNRSLLLTEEGQGYYQDIRSIFSSVCDATERLMARSAKGTLTVTMQPSFAIQWLVPRLSLFSQLHPEIDVRIKAVDQDADTLIDDVDIAIYYGDGHWSDLQMYKLHSEYRIPVCSPSLLQGKKLTKPEDLAQFSLLHDASRRDWSRWLRQVGVSLPNAGQGPIFSHSTMVLQAAVLGQGVALGHSLLSRPEIQAGRLVCPLPQTLINDNAYYLVMAPGHDTLGKVAAFRDWIVALVQQEEAEFDSAL, from the coding sequence ATGTCACGACGTCTCCCCCCGCTGAATGCCTTAAAAGCATTTGAAGCGGCAGCCCGTCATTTAAGTTTTACCAAGGCGGCAGAAGAATTGTTTGTCACTCAGGCAGCAATTAGTCATCAGATCAAAACGCTGGAAGATTTTCTGGGCTTAAAACTCTTCCGGCGTCGTAATCGCAGTTTGCTTCTGACGGAAGAGGGGCAGGGTTATTATCAGGATATCCGCTCTATTTTCAGTTCGGTGTGCGATGCGACGGAGCGTTTAATGGCGCGTAGTGCCAAAGGCACGCTGACGGTGACCATGCAGCCAAGTTTTGCCATCCAGTGGTTGGTGCCGCGATTAAGCCTGTTCAGTCAGTTACATCCAGAAATTGATGTGCGAATCAAAGCCGTTGATCAAGACGCTGATACCTTGATCGATGATGTTGATATTGCTATTTATTACGGCGATGGTCATTGGTCTGATCTGCAGATGTATAAACTGCATTCAGAATATCGTATTCCCGTGTGTTCACCGTCGTTACTGCAAGGGAAAAAACTGACTAAACCGGAAGATCTGGCACAGTTTTCATTATTACATGACGCCTCGCGTCGGGATTGGTCGCGTTGGTTACGTCAGGTGGGTGTGTCATTACCGAATGCCGGGCAAGGGCCGATTTTTAGCCATTCAACGATGGTGCTGCAAGCCGCGGTGTTGGGGCAAGGAGTGGCGCTGGGGCATAGTTTGTTATCTCGTCCGGAAATTCAGGCCGGACGTCTGGTTTGCCCGCTACCGCAAACGCTCATCAATGATAACGCCTATTATCTGGTGATGGCGCCAGGGCATGATACGTTGGGTAAAGTGGCGGCATTTCGTGATTGGATTGTGGCGTTGGTGCAGCAAGAAGAAGCGGAGTTTGATTCTGCGCTATGA